A DNA window from Cobetia marina contains the following coding sequences:
- the mutL gene encoding DNA mismatch repair endonuclease MutL, producing MSVEPSDTDVAETRERRIRILNPRLANQIAAGEVVERPASVVKELVENAIDAGSTRIELELEGGGARLIRVRDNGCGITEEDLPLALSRHATSKIESLDDLEGVASLGFRGEALASISSVSRLELFSNVSDEPANGWRVVAEGREMSPRVSPAPHPRGTSVAVRDLFFNTPARRKFMRTEKTEFGHVEESFRRLALSRHDIGWTLRHNQKVVHQLRAGEDTLTVERRIGALLGRNFLEHALHLDIEASGLRLSGWVGLPTHSRAQADQQYFFVNGRVVRDRLVAHAVRQAYRDVLFHGRHPVFVLYLELDPTVVDVNVHPTKHEVRFRDGRLVHDFLFSSLHKALAEVRPGDNSAAPTGIEGQEKEEDPGWQQQGMRLGRQEQDAQEHGASAQSSPGGGASAGKDQSAAAGEPSGAAASWKPSSQLPPAGDGRSSERLSAERVRQFMAGYRALHPSEDHLLTPGGGPAGTTLEHGAARDLAAIASAEREARRAPRVTLGEGMRQGEDDAPAGISESSAGWQVSAPSAEPSSGVPAENVSADGPTPVASDIVMRGLPAQSAEDDTPPLGYAIAQLHGVYILSQTSRGLVMVDMHAAHERITYERMKRHVHGGGHLEAQPLLVPVSLAVSSREMGTFERESEAFTRLGVELDAAGPETLLVRQVPVVLGNADVEPLVRGMLEDLERYGRSDRMEAHMNELLADMACRGSVRANRRLTVPEMNALLRDMERTERSGQCNHGRPTWTELSMNELDKLFLRGQ from the coding sequence ATGTCCGTCGAGCCATCTGATACGGATGTCGCTGAAACACGTGAGCGGCGTATCCGCATCCTCAATCCGCGTCTTGCCAACCAGATCGCGGCGGGCGAGGTGGTGGAGCGACCGGCCTCCGTGGTCAAGGAGCTGGTCGAGAACGCCATCGATGCCGGCAGTACGCGCATCGAGTTGGAACTGGAAGGCGGCGGTGCGCGGCTGATTCGCGTGCGTGACAACGGCTGCGGCATCACCGAGGAGGATCTGCCGCTGGCCCTGTCACGTCACGCGACCAGCAAGATCGAGAGCCTTGATGACCTGGAAGGAGTGGCGAGTCTCGGCTTTCGAGGGGAGGCATTGGCCTCGATCAGCTCGGTCTCGCGCTTGGAGCTGTTCTCGAACGTCTCAGATGAGCCCGCCAATGGCTGGCGGGTGGTGGCGGAAGGCCGTGAGATGTCGCCGCGTGTCTCGCCGGCGCCCCATCCGCGTGGCACCAGCGTGGCCGTGCGTGACCTGTTCTTCAATACGCCGGCGCGTCGCAAGTTCATGCGTACCGAGAAGACCGAATTCGGCCATGTCGAGGAAAGCTTCCGGCGTCTCGCGCTGTCGCGTCACGACATCGGCTGGACGTTGCGCCACAACCAGAAGGTGGTGCATCAGCTGCGTGCCGGCGAGGACACGCTGACGGTGGAGCGACGGATCGGCGCACTGCTGGGCCGCAACTTCCTCGAGCATGCGCTGCATCTGGATATCGAGGCCTCCGGCTTGCGTCTCTCCGGCTGGGTCGGCTTGCCGACGCATTCGCGTGCCCAGGCGGACCAGCAGTATTTCTTCGTCAATGGCCGCGTGGTGCGTGACCGTCTGGTCGCGCATGCCGTGCGTCAGGCCTATCGCGACGTGCTGTTCCACGGCCGGCATCCGGTGTTCGTGCTCTATCTGGAGCTGGACCCCACGGTGGTGGATGTCAACGTTCACCCCACCAAGCACGAAGTGCGCTTCCGCGACGGACGCCTGGTGCACGACTTCCTGTTCTCCAGCCTGCACAAGGCACTGGCCGAGGTGCGCCCCGGTGACAACAGCGCCGCGCCCACCGGTATCGAGGGCCAGGAGAAGGAGGAGGATCCCGGCTGGCAGCAGCAGGGCATGCGTCTCGGGCGTCAGGAGCAGGATGCGCAGGAGCATGGTGCGTCAGCGCAGTCATCCCCTGGTGGTGGTGCGTCGGCCGGGAAGGATCAGTCAGCCGCTGCAGGTGAGCCGTCAGGCGCTGCCGCGTCCTGGAAGCCATCGTCACAGCTGCCGCCGGCCGGAGATGGCCGCTCCAGCGAGCGCCTGAGTGCTGAGCGGGTGCGTCAGTTCATGGCCGGCTATCGTGCGTTGCATCCCAGCGAAGACCATCTGCTGACGCCGGGTGGCGGGCCAGCGGGCACGACGCTTGAGCATGGCGCTGCTCGCGACCTTGCCGCCATCGCCAGTGCCGAGCGCGAGGCGCGACGCGCCCCGCGTGTCACCCTGGGCGAAGGGATGCGCCAAGGTGAGGATGACGCACCGGCCGGTATCAGCGAATCTTCCGCCGGTTGGCAGGTCTCGGCACCGTCAGCGGAGCCATCGTCGGGAGTCCCGGCAGAGAATGTGTCCGCTGACGGCCCCACGCCTGTCGCCTCTGACATCGTGATGCGTGGCCTGCCAGCCCAGAGCGCCGAGGATGATACGCCACCGCTGGGCTACGCCATCGCGCAGCTGCACGGGGTCTACATCCTGTCGCAGACCTCGCGTGGACTGGTGATGGTCGACATGCACGCCGCCCATGAGCGCATCACCTACGAGCGCATGAAGCGCCATGTGCATGGCGGCGGTCATCTGGAGGCCCAGCCGCTGCTGGTGCCGGTGTCACTTGCCGTCAGTTCGCGCGAGATGGGTACCTTCGAGCGCGAATCCGAGGCATTCACGCGTCTGGGTGTCGAGCTGGACGCCGCCGGACCGGAAACCCTGCTGGTGCGACAGGTGCCGGTGGTGCTCGGCAATGCCGATGTCGAGCCACTGGTGCGCGGCATGCTGGAGGATCTCGAGCGTTACGGCCGCAGCGATCGCATGGAAGCTCACATGAATGAGCTGCTCGCGGACATGGCCTGTCGGGGCAGCGTGCGGGCCAATCGTCGTCTGACGGTCCCCGAGATGAATGCCCTGCTGCGAGACATGGAGCGCACCGAGCGCTCCGGTCAGTGCAATCATGGCCGTCCTACCTGGACCGAACTTTCCATGAATGAACTCGACAAGCTGTTCCTGCGCGGGCAGTAA
- a CDS encoding N-acetylmuramoyl-L-alanine amidase translates to MCSLASLALAPQALAAKVENLRLWTAPDHTRLVFDLDSAASANIFSLDNPRRLVIDLAASEVASNAVKRKLDALDLEGSAIKAIRTGRQDDALRVVLDLTRQVNPKDFTLAPNDKYGNRLVVDLEFPGESAVENPIDPIEARIREQEQAAAKRKLKGEPAAPLPSSKAATHPKRDIIIAIDPGHGGEDPGASGPSGTKEKDVVLKIGKRLKRMFDEQPGFKAILTRNSDYYIPLRKRTEIAREQKADFFVSVHADAFNSPRPHGSSVFALSSRGATSETARWLAATENRADLIGGVDGNLSLNDKDEMLRGVLLDLTMTATLNDSLAAGSGVLANLGRINSLHKRQVEQAGFVVLKSPDIPSLLVETGFISNPQEERNLNSGAYQEKLARSIFSGIQSHFERNPPPASLLAWRRSQARGGNGGEYRVKSGDTLSEVAQRHNVSMAALKQANGMSGDTVRVGQVLKIPRG, encoded by the coding sequence ATGTGCTCGCTGGCAAGTCTCGCGCTCGCTCCCCAGGCGCTGGCCGCCAAGGTCGAGAATCTGCGGTTGTGGACCGCGCCGGACCACACGCGGCTGGTGTTCGATCTCGATAGCGCAGCCAGTGCCAACATCTTCAGCCTCGACAATCCTCGGCGTCTGGTGATCGACCTCGCGGCAAGCGAGGTGGCCAGCAACGCGGTGAAGCGCAAGCTCGATGCGCTGGATCTGGAAGGCAGTGCCATCAAGGCGATCCGTACCGGACGACAGGACGATGCCCTGCGGGTCGTGCTGGATCTGACGCGCCAGGTCAATCCCAAGGACTTCACGCTGGCGCCGAACGACAAGTACGGCAACCGTCTGGTGGTGGATCTCGAGTTCCCGGGCGAGTCTGCGGTCGAGAATCCCATTGACCCGATCGAAGCCCGTATCCGCGAGCAGGAGCAGGCGGCAGCCAAGCGCAAGCTGAAGGGCGAGCCTGCCGCGCCGCTGCCGAGCAGCAAGGCGGCGACGCATCCCAAGCGCGATATCATCATCGCCATTGACCCCGGTCACGGCGGTGAGGACCCGGGCGCCAGCGGCCCGAGCGGCACCAAGGAGAAGGATGTGGTGCTCAAGATCGGCAAGCGTCTCAAGCGCATGTTCGACGAGCAGCCCGGCTTCAAGGCCATCCTGACCCGCAACAGCGATTACTACATCCCGCTGCGCAAGCGTACCGAGATCGCGCGTGAGCAGAAGGCAGACTTCTTCGTCTCGGTGCACGCCGACGCCTTCAACAGTCCGCGGCCGCATGGCAGCTCGGTCTTTGCGCTTTCCAGCCGAGGCGCCACCTCAGAGACCGCCCGCTGGCTGGCGGCCACCGAGAACCGTGCTGACCTGATCGGCGGCGTGGATGGCAACCTCAGCCTGAATGACAAGGATGAGATGCTGCGCGGCGTGCTGCTGGATCTGACCATGACCGCCACGCTCAATGATTCATTGGCGGCAGGCAGCGGCGTGCTGGCCAATCTGGGCCGCATCAACTCGCTGCACAAGCGTCAGGTGGAGCAGGCCGGGTTCGTGGTGCTCAAGTCGCCGGACATCCCGTCTCTGCTGGTGGAGACGGGCTTCATCTCCAATCCCCAGGAAGAGCGCAACCTCAACAGTGGCGCCTATCAGGAAAAGCTGGCGCGCTCGATCTTCTCGGGTATCCAGAGTCACTTCGAGCGCAATCCGCCGCCTGCCAGCCTGCTGGCATGGCGACGCAGCCAGGCACGAGGCGGCAACGGTGGCGAGTATCGCGTCAAGAGTGGCGATACGCTGTCGGAAGTCGCACAGCGTCACAACGTGAGCATGGCCGCGCTGAAGCAGGCCAATGGCATGAGCGGGGACACGGTCCGCGTCGGTCAGGTGCTCAAGATTCCGCGCGGCTGA
- the tsaE gene encoding tRNA (adenosine(37)-N6)-threonylcarbamoyltransferase complex ATPase subunit type 1 TsaE, whose protein sequence is MRILLSDENAQVAFGSQLGDVLAGRGLVFLEGELGAGKTTLTRGVLRAYGHEGAVKSPTYTLVEPYVLPRPEGGEWHINHFDLYRLADPEELEFIGGRDLLADGSLALIEWPSCGQGFLPVPDLRVTLSVAEQGREAELHALTPRGEGWLEALAERRASQA, encoded by the coding sequence ATGCGCATACTCCTGTCTGATGAAAATGCCCAGGTTGCCTTTGGCAGCCAGCTGGGCGACGTCCTTGCCGGCCGCGGGCTGGTGTTCCTGGAAGGTGAGCTGGGGGCCGGCAAGACGACTCTCACGCGTGGCGTGCTTCGTGCCTACGGGCATGAGGGGGCGGTGAAGAGTCCGACCTATACCCTGGTGGAGCCCTATGTGTTGCCACGTCCCGAGGGCGGCGAATGGCACATCAATCATTTCGATCTCTACCGGCTGGCTGACCCGGAGGAGCTTGAGTTCATCGGCGGGCGAGACCTGCTTGCCGATGGCAGCCTGGCGCTGATCGAGTGGCCAAGCTGTGGTCAGGGCTTCCTGCCGGTGCCGGACCTGCGCGTGACGTTGTCCGTCGCCGAGCAGGGCCGCGAGGCCGAGTTGCATGCCCTCACACCGCGAGGAGAGGGTTGGCTTGAGGCACTGGCCGAGCGACGCGCCTCTCAGGCATGA
- a CDS encoding NAD(P)H-hydrate dehydratase — MSDSSNPCDVTPVSSATQALWRSVNCLWPIAALRDLEHWLLAEETVSMTNGLPEASVDKRLMGRAAQSAFDLLRQRWPETRRLCVLCGGGNNAGDGYLVARLAQLAGFEVRIIALKDEAQLTGDAQLAAIAAREAGVERHPWPQDTATAESLVKGWPLLLDALTGIGLREAPRGAVAHAIELINQRHREGAHVMALDVPSGLDAATGAVAGVAVEADVTLTFLVDKPGLHTGRAELHAGHVSLARLGAARVLPEVVKQTRTAALLACESVQRLTPRWLETELVPRSPLAHKGDAGSVLVFGGGPGLGGSVLLASEAAARAGAGKVALLTAPAHVSASLTRCPEVMVRGLKSGPEGSSHDGFAVLEAQMAQASVTLVGPGMGTEPLESLLWGWGGLSRVLAADQPLVVDADALSLLAWRAGEGEVIRRDDWVLTPHPGEAARLLGCSVAQVEQDRPGAVRALQQRYGGSVVLKGAGSLIASPAGVLEGPDVALCPYGNPGMASGGMGDVLGGIIAGLAAQALNGGFDARQSRTHEQGTAQAAHVTRCMAQAARVGVLVHALAADRAVQERGERGLLAGDLASYMHLLLNPRARNAHTPV; from the coding sequence GTGAGCGATTCCTCTAACCCCTGCGATGTGACGCCGGTCTCATCCGCCACTCAAGCCTTGTGGCGTTCGGTCAATTGCCTGTGGCCCATCGCGGCGCTGCGTGACCTCGAGCATTGGCTGCTGGCGGAAGAGACCGTCTCGATGACCAACGGCTTGCCTGAAGCGTCGGTGGACAAGCGTCTGATGGGGCGGGCGGCGCAGTCAGCCTTCGACCTGCTGCGGCAGCGATGGCCCGAGACGCGCAGATTGTGTGTCCTGTGTGGTGGCGGCAACAATGCGGGCGACGGCTATCTGGTGGCGCGTCTCGCTCAGCTGGCGGGGTTCGAGGTGCGCATCATCGCTTTGAAGGATGAGGCGCAATTGACGGGCGATGCCCAGCTGGCCGCGATTGCCGCGCGGGAAGCCGGGGTCGAGCGTCACCCCTGGCCACAAGATACCGCCACGGCAGAATCATTGGTGAAGGGCTGGCCATTGCTGCTGGACGCCCTGACCGGTATCGGTCTGCGCGAGGCGCCCCGCGGCGCGGTCGCCCACGCCATCGAGCTGATCAACCAACGTCACCGGGAGGGCGCGCATGTCATGGCGCTGGATGTGCCCTCGGGGCTTGATGCCGCCACGGGGGCGGTGGCCGGTGTCGCCGTGGAGGCGGATGTCACGCTGACATTTCTGGTCGACAAGCCGGGTCTGCACACCGGGCGCGCCGAGCTGCATGCCGGACACGTCAGTCTGGCGCGGCTTGGTGCGGCTCGGGTGCTGCCGGAGGTGGTCAAGCAGACCCGAACGGCAGCGTTGCTGGCGTGCGAGTCCGTGCAGCGCCTCACGCCGCGCTGGCTGGAGACCGAGCTGGTGCCGCGCTCTCCGCTGGCGCACAAGGGGGATGCCGGCAGCGTGCTGGTCTTTGGCGGCGGGCCGGGGCTTGGCGGCTCCGTTCTGCTGGCCAGTGAAGCCGCCGCGCGTGCCGGTGCCGGCAAGGTGGCGCTGCTTACCGCGCCGGCGCATGTCAGCGCCAGCCTGACACGCTGCCCGGAAGTCATGGTGCGTGGTCTCAAGAGCGGGCCGGAGGGCAGCAGTCACGACGGGTTTGCCGTACTGGAAGCCCAGATGGCACAGGCCAGCGTGACACTGGTCGGCCCCGGCATGGGGACGGAGCCGCTGGAGAGCCTGTTGTGGGGCTGGGGAGGACTGTCTCGCGTGCTCGCGGCCGATCAGCCGCTGGTGGTGGATGCCGACGCCCTGAGCCTGCTGGCCTGGCGAGCCGGTGAAGGTGAGGTGATCCGTCGTGACGATTGGGTGTTGACGCCACATCCTGGAGAGGCGGCGCGCCTGCTGGGCTGCTCCGTGGCACAGGTCGAGCAGGACCGGCCCGGCGCCGTGCGCGCCCTGCAGCAAAGATATGGCGGCAGTGTAGTGCTCAAGGGGGCCGGCAGTCTGATTGCCAGTCCCGCCGGCGTACTGGAAGGGCCAGACGTGGCGCTGTGTCCCTATGGCAATCCCGGCATGGCCAGTGGCGGCATGGGGGACGTGCTGGGCGGCATCATCGCGGGGCTGGCGGCCCAGGCGCTCAATGGTGGCTTCGATGCACGCCAGTCACGCACCCATGAGCAGGGCACGGCACAGGCGGCGCATGTCACGCGTTGCATGGCGCAGGCGGCACGGGTCGGCGTGCTGGTGCACGCCTTGGCCGCCGACCGTGCGGTGCAGGAGCGCGGCGAGCGTGGCCTGCTCGCGGGTGATCTGGCATCCTATATGCATTTATTGCTCAATCCACGGGCCCGAAATGCGCATACTCCTGTCTGA
- the queG gene encoding tRNA epoxyqueuosine(34) reductase QueG codes for MAELAARIKTWGRELGFQQVGITDVDLSEHEAYLERWLANGHHGEMNFMAKHGTRRTRPEELVPGTLRVISVRLDYLPPEVETTQVLSQPERAYVSRYALGRDYHKLMRKRLANLAKQIEKEVGTFGYRAFVDSAPVMERALAQKAGIGWFGKNAMLMNQQAGCLFFLGELYTDLPLPVDAPFEKEHCGSCNACKVACPTDAIVEDKVIDARRCISYLTIELDGAIPEEFRRAMGNRIYGCDDCQLFCPFTRFAKATQEADFSPRHDLDRIELIRLFCWGEQEFLDKTQGSPIRRIGYEKWLSNIAIGLGNAPWSEQVEHVLRARLPYPSEPLREHVRWALKEQAIKRGARLATAL; via the coding sequence ATGGCGGAACTGGCAGCCCGCATCAAGACATGGGGGCGCGAACTGGGGTTTCAGCAGGTCGGGATCACCGATGTCGACCTCTCGGAACACGAGGCCTACCTGGAACGTTGGCTGGCCAATGGTCATCACGGCGAGATGAACTTCATGGCCAAGCACGGCACCAGGCGCACGCGCCCGGAGGAGCTAGTGCCCGGCACGCTGCGCGTCATCAGCGTGCGCCTCGACTACCTGCCGCCCGAGGTCGAGACCACCCAGGTACTCAGTCAGCCCGAGCGCGCCTACGTCTCACGCTACGCGCTGGGACGCGATTACCACAAGCTGATGCGCAAGCGGCTGGCCAACCTGGCCAAGCAGATAGAGAAGGAAGTCGGCACGTTCGGCTACCGCGCCTTCGTCGACTCCGCTCCGGTCATGGAGCGCGCGCTGGCCCAGAAGGCCGGTATCGGCTGGTTCGGCAAGAACGCCATGCTGATGAACCAGCAGGCTGGCTGCCTGTTCTTCCTGGGCGAACTCTACACCGACCTGCCTCTGCCGGTGGATGCCCCCTTCGAGAAGGAACACTGTGGCAGCTGCAACGCCTGCAAGGTCGCCTGCCCGACGGATGCCATCGTCGAGGACAAGGTCATCGATGCACGCCGCTGCATCTCCTACCTGACCATCGAGCTGGATGGCGCCATCCCCGAAGAATTCCGCCGTGCCATGGGCAACCGCATCTATGGCTGCGACGACTGCCAGCTGTTCTGCCCCTTCACGCGCTTTGCCAAGGCGACCCAGGAGGCGGATTTCTCGCCACGCCATGATCTGGATCGCATCGAGCTGATCCGGCTGTTCTGCTGGGGGGAGCAGGAGTTCCTCGACAAGACGCAAGGCAGCCCCATCCGGCGTATCGGCTATGAGAAGTGGCTCTCCAACATCGCCATCGGGCTGGGCAATGCGCCCTGGTCGGAGCAGGTCGAGCATGTCCTGCGTGCCCGCCTGCCCTATCCCAGCGAGCCACTGCGCGAGCACGTGCGCTGGGCACTGAAGGAGCAAGCCATCAAGCGCGGCGCCCGTCTGGCCACCGCGCTCTGA
- the orn gene encoding oligoribonuclease, protein MANPTAQADRLIWIDLEMTGLDPARERIIEVATLVTDGDLNLIAEGPVLAVHQPDSLLEAMDEWNTRTHGESGLVTRVKESQIDTAEAERQTLEFLARHVAAGASPMCGNSVHQDRRFLQHEMPLLEAFFHYRNIDVSTLKELAKRWNPAALDGFKKRATHQAMDDIRESLAELAHYRKTFLKLTQQGIV, encoded by the coding sequence ATGGCAAATCCCACCGCGCAGGCCGATCGACTCATCTGGATCGACCTGGAAATGACCGGGCTGGACCCCGCGCGTGAGCGCATCATCGAGGTGGCCACGCTGGTCACCGACGGAGATCTCAACCTGATTGCCGAAGGGCCGGTGCTGGCCGTGCATCAGCCGGACAGCCTGCTGGAGGCGATGGATGAGTGGAACACGCGCACCCACGGTGAGTCCGGACTGGTGACGCGCGTCAAGGAAAGTCAAATCGATACCGCCGAAGCCGAACGTCAGACTCTCGAGTTCCTGGCCCGCCACGTGGCGGCAGGCGCCTCGCCGATGTGCGGCAACAGCGTGCATCAGGACCGCCGTTTCCTGCAGCATGAGATGCCGTTGCTGGAAGCGTTCTTCCACTACCGCAACATCGATGTCTCGACCCTCAAGGAACTCGCCAAGCGCTGGAATCCGGCCGCGCTGGACGGTTTCAAGAAGCGGGCGACTCACCAGGCGATGGATGATATCCGCGAGTCACTGGCGGAGCTTGCGCATTACCGCAAAACCTTCCTCAAGCTGACCCAGCAGGGCATCGTCTGA
- the rsgA gene encoding small ribosomal subunit biogenesis GTPase RsgA — protein MSKRKLSRQQQWRIEKVQAERTKRAEKRETQDRDKLDAGEYGPEQHGRVIAHYGRSLEVESESGSLHRCHLRANLETLVTGDRVIWREASDATGVVVARGARTTELERPDMRGVLKPVAANIDQIMIVFAAEPAPQPNLIDRYLIAAEATGITPVLVLNKVDLLPESGGVLRDLLARYEALGYDVVACTTRGEAGLDALKAQLSDRTSVFVGQSGVGKSSLVGMLLPREEIRVGPLSTESRQGMHTTTTAWLYHMPDGGDLIDSPGIREFGLVHLTPEQVTDGFREFHDYLGLCRFRDCKHEKEPGCALLQAVDSGEIGRVRFDSYKKILLSLTES, from the coding sequence ATGAGCAAACGCAAGCTAAGCCGCCAGCAACAATGGCGCATCGAGAAGGTCCAGGCCGAGCGTACCAAGCGCGCAGAAAAGCGCGAGACGCAGGACCGCGACAAGCTCGACGCCGGCGAATACGGCCCGGAACAGCACGGCCGTGTCATTGCCCACTACGGGCGCAGCCTGGAAGTCGAAAGTGAATCCGGCAGCCTGCATCGCTGCCACCTGCGCGCCAACCTGGAGACGCTGGTCACCGGTGACCGCGTGATCTGGCGTGAAGCCAGCGACGCCACGGGTGTGGTGGTGGCACGCGGTGCCCGCACTACCGAGCTTGAACGCCCGGACATGCGGGGGGTGCTCAAGCCGGTGGCCGCCAACATCGACCAGATCATGATCGTGTTCGCCGCCGAACCCGCGCCACAACCCAACCTGATCGACCGCTACCTGATCGCTGCGGAAGCCACCGGCATCACGCCGGTGCTGGTGCTCAACAAGGTTGACCTCCTGCCCGAGAGCGGTGGTGTGCTGCGTGACCTGCTGGCACGCTACGAGGCACTCGGCTACGACGTCGTCGCCTGTACCACGCGCGGCGAGGCAGGCCTGGACGCCCTGAAGGCACAGCTGAGCGATCGCACCTCGGTGTTCGTCGGTCAGAGTGGCGTCGGCAAGTCGTCACTGGTCGGCATGCTGCTGCCCCGAGAAGAGATACGTGTCGGCCCGCTCTCCACCGAATCACGCCAGGGCATGCACACCACCACCACGGCCTGGCTCTATCACATGCCGGACGGCGGTGATCTGATCGACTCACCCGGTATCCGTGAATTCGGCCTGGTGCACCTGACGCCGGAGCAGGTCACCGATGGTTTCCGTGAATTCCACGACTACCTGGGGCTATGCCGCTTCCGTGACTGCAAGCACGAGAAGGAGCCGGGCTGCGCCCTGCTCCAGGCGGTCGACAGCGGCGAGATAGGCCGCGTGCGCTTTGACAGCTACAAGAAGATCCTGCTGTCACTGACCGAGAGCTGA